In the genome of Shewanella denitrificans OS217, the window AAATCGACCTTGGCATTGGGGTATTTTTCATGCCACTGCTGGCTGGCATCCAAATCGCCATACCATTGATATACTTGAGCGTTAATCAAGTAATCTTTAATCAATTCAGCTGCATAAGCGTTAGCGCTTATACAAACCACCAGGAACAAAGCCAAGAGTCGCAACATGGTCAATCCCTCATGTCTGGTTTATACCTGTATAGACATCTGCCTAGGATATTGGCTCAAGACAGCCTTGAGCCAGTGTCATAGGACGCTAAGCCTTAATGGGTGACGGCTTGCTCACTTGAGTCATCAAGTCGTCATTCCACTCACCTTCTACCTTAATGTGCGCCGCTGCGCCCTTCATGATGGCTTCAATCAGGTTATGGTTCACATAGGCGTATAGACCGGGTTGTAAGAAGGTGTATAAAGCCGCACCAGCACAACCACCGGCAATGTGCCAAGTCTCTAAATCACGAGCTGGACGGTCGCTAAATGAGCCTGTGTTCCACACATAGTCGCCGTGACCGCCAATAATGTGTGGGCGGGTATCACGGTTGGCTTGTGAGTGAATAAACAACACAGATTCACCCAACTTGGCTGTCATGGAGTTTTTGCCTGTCAACGCACCCACGGCGCCATTAAATACCACATGGGATGGCGTGAGTGTCTTCATTACCTCTAAGGTGTCATTCATGCTGCCCATCACAGTGTCATAGGCTTTATATTTACCTTGATCATCTTTAGCTATGTAGAAGTCCTGTTCACCTATGTAATAGGCCTTGTCATAGGTTAGGCGATTACCCTCACCGTCACTTAAGCCTTCACGGGGTAATACCATAATGGCGCCATTCATACCCATCACCACATGCCATGGGATCATCACCCCACCAGGTGCGCAGTGATACACGAAAGTTCCCACTTTAGTGGCTTTGAATCTGAAGGTGACAGTCTCACCGGGTGACACTAAGGTTAACTCCCCCCCACCCAATGCACCTGTGGCAGAGTGCAAGTCAATATTATGCGCCAGCATATTGGTCTTAGGATTCACTAAGGTCAGCTCAACATAATCATGCTGATGGCACACAATGAGTGGCCCAGGCACGCTGCCGTTGAAGGCACATACCCAAGCTTTAGTGCCATTTTCAAGCTCAATTTGTTTCTCTTCTACCTCAAGACGGACTTCGATAACCTTGGGCTTACCCTTAGCCACTTGCTCATGCACGGGCACCATAGGGGGCGCCACTAGAACTTGCTTCACACGCTCGAGTTGATCGGCGGTGTAATTGGCCATACGGTCAAGTTTCTTACCTGTGGCTCCCTGGGCCGACGATGACACTAGCCCAGCAGCAATACCTGCGCCCACAAGGCCTGCACCAATCGAACCGCTGATAAAATTACGGCGCTGTTCGTTCACCGTGCTTTGAGTTGTAGAAGTCTTGTTTTCCATATCGAGCTCCGTTTGGGTAATGGGGTTTTCTGACGTTTTATCTGCAGAAAATCATTGAATAAGGGCATCACAAGGAAAAGCATACAGGGGTTATGAAAATCACAATTGACCTAGATCAAGTGGTGGGAGTCGAATTAGCAAAAGCTTGAAGAGAGTAACAATAAGGCCTGAAGTGTGATCAACTTCAGATTAAAATAATGATCTAACATCAATTTTTACAATCACTTAGCGCCTATCCTAGGCATAGCATCTAGCAACTTTGCACCAATGCTTAAAGGGGCCATAGCTCAATTGCGCCATCAGAGCTTAATGTCACCAGTTGCCCCTCGCCATTGACTGCCATGGCAGTAACACTTGTGCTTGCAGAATAAGCCTGCAAACGCCAATGGACTAATTCAGCGCCACTTTGGCTATCCCAGCCAATCATGTCTTGTTTGGAGGTCGCTGTGATCAGCATGTTTCCATGTTTAACAAACAGGGCCCGACGGAAATAACGGTATCTCTCTACATACTGCAAGTTAACACTGGCACCTAGGGCGTCCATGCTTGAAAATGACGCACTCTCT includes:
- the nirK gene encoding copper-containing nitrite reductase, with the translated sequence MENKTSTTQSTVNEQRRNFISGSIGAGLVGAGIAAGLVSSSAQGATGKKLDRMANYTADQLERVKQVLVAPPMVPVHEQVAKGKPKVIEVRLEVEEKQIELENGTKAWVCAFNGSVPGPLIVCHQHDYVELTLVNPKTNMLAHNIDLHSATGALGGGELTLVSPGETVTFRFKATKVGTFVYHCAPGGVMIPWHVVMGMNGAIMVLPREGLSDGEGNRLTYDKAYYIGEQDFYIAKDDQGKYKAYDTVMGSMNDTLEVMKTLTPSHVVFNGAVGALTGKNSMTAKLGESVLFIHSQANRDTRPHIIGGHGDYVWNTGSFSDRPARDLETWHIAGGCAGAALYTFLQPGLYAYVNHNLIEAIMKGAAAHIKVEGEWNDDLMTQVSKPSPIKA